The Bacillus sp. FJAT-27916 genomic interval CCTCCTGCATTTCCGTCAACCGAGCATTGTTATTGGAGAATGGAGGATGTTGTATAAATTTGAACGATCCTTCCTTCTTGCATCAATCCATCGATTTGTTCTGTCAGCTTATCTTCTAAATCCTGCTTTGCTTTCTTCCCTTTCAGCTGATCAGCATCTATTTCCGATAATTCATTAATCACGATATCCTTAATTTGAAACTCTCTCTTCTCCAATTCTTCACGTGCTTTCTTTCCATCCGTCTCAATCATGAATGAGATTTGGATGAGTGTGTCATCATTTAAGTTAGTCGTTATTTCAGGCACCTCAACCGAATGCTTGATCACTTGCTCAATGCTGAGCTCCTCTTGACTCTCATTATTTATGTATTTTATATAATAGAAGACTGCTCCAGCACCAAGCAGGATTATAACGGCCATCAATATAGCCCCAGCAGCCAGCAGCTTATTTCTCACTATCCAGAACCTCCTCTTGCGGCACCTTCAAAAGATTAACTTGCCTGTAAAAATTCATGACAGAGTGAACGAGCATTTTCTCATCATCTGCAACCACCAATTTCTTGCCGTTTGTCAATGTCAAGGTTGTATCTGGATTTGACTCAATTGATTCAATGTAAAGAGCATTTAAGTAATATTCTTTTCCATTCAGCTTTCTAACTTTAATCATATGTACAGGGCTAAAGCAGCCTTCAGCCCTTTCCTCCTAGTCCTTATCGTTTCAGATTAACAAGCTCCTGCAATATTTCATCAGATGTCGTGATAATGCGCGTGTTGGCCTGAAATCCGCGTTGCGCCACAATCATATCCGTGAATTCTTCAGATAAGTCGACATTTGACATCTCTAATCTTCCTGAAGAGAGGGTACCCCTTCCGTCCGTTCCTGAAGCTCCGATTTGTGGGGCGCCTGAGTTCACAGATTCTTGGAATAGGTTATTCCCCGCCTTCTCCAATCCGCCCGGATTACTGAATTTAGCCAGAGCAATCGTGGCTGCAACCTGATTGGCTCCACCTGTTGTAACCATATTGATGTCCCCATTTTGAGCAATACTAAAGCTTTGGAGAGCAGCGATATTCAATTGGATGTCACTGCCGTTAATATCTTGAACCTTATAGCCCTCACCCGTTACTAAAACTCCCTCTTCATCCAAGTAGAAATTACCAGCTCTTGTATAATAGTTATTCGTGCCTTCCTTCACGATGAAATAGCCGTCTCCTTGAATGCCAAGATCCAACGTCCTTGATGTATTTTGCAGGCTGCCTGCTGTATCAACGGTGTCAATGGAGGAAATCGAGCTTCCAAGACCAACCTGAACCGCATTTGTCCCCCCTCTTGTATCTGTAGATGTGCTTGCTCCTGCCGTGGTTTGACTGATTGCATCCTTAAAGGTGACGCGGCCTTTCTTAAAGCCATACGTGTTCACATTGGCAATGTTATTGCCAATGACATCTAATTTGGTTTGAAAGTTTTTCAACCCGCTAATACCTGAATACATTGAACGTAACATATGAACATTCCCCTTTCTTTCGGCTGTCGATTGGTTTGACAGCCTGGGCTGTGCCCGTACTTCTTTCTTTAAATCGATGCCATTATGGCAAAGCCAACATACAATCCTCCATCAAAATTAAATGGTTTGCTCATTGCCCAAATCCTCAGCTGACTCGTATCAATTGGTCAATGGAAAGAATGCTTTTCTTCTCATCATTAACTTCCAGACTCAATTGCCCATCCTTTAAGAAAACGGACAATACTGCAGCTGCTGCCTCCTTTTGCTGGTCATCCAACCATGTGACATTTCTGCCGATAAGCCTGCTTGCTTCAGCAAGATTAGGGCGGTGTTCAGAATTAGAGGCATTTAAGGATGAAATATTTGCAGGGCTTAAGACGGTTCCATCCTCTAAGGTGAACTCAGCTTTCCCTGAGTTAAATTGGACGGCGGCGACCGTTCCTTTCCCCTCTTGTATAGCGCCATTGCTCAATCCGTCATCTGAACGGATATTATGGTAGGTTATCTCCTTGCCAACGAATTGCGAATACCCCAGCAATAAATTTTCCGTTTGCGACTGGAGCATCGATTCAAGCACGGTATTCATATTGCTCATTTGCTCAAGACTCGAAAATGTCGCCATCTGGGAAACAAAGGCTGTATCATCCATCGGACTCGTTGGGTCTTGATTTTGCAGCTGGGTAATTAACAATTTCAAGAAATCATCCTTATCAAGATTGCCGTTTGCTTCTCTTACTTTATTCTCAACCGAGCTGTACATCAGGCTGGTATCAATTGAGGTCACGGAATCTCCCTCCTTTATATCGTTTCATTTATTAATAATTGCTGAAGCTCATCGAGGAAGCTGGCCATTTCTAGCTCCTCTTCTTCCTTTAGCAGTTCCTGATCCTGGTCTTTCCTTTGCTGATGGTCCTTCAAAGTCTCATCAAAGGCTGCTTGTGCATCTTGCAAAATAATTCTGTCCATCTGAATACCCTGATTCGATAACGTCATCTTCAAATGGTTTAAATGAGAATCAAGTATTTCTTTCCCCTGCTGGGTATTGGCGATGATGCTTGCGGTAATCTGACCATTCTTCTTGATCATTTCAATTTGCAAAGTGCCTAGATGTTCCGGTGCAAGCTGGATTTGCAGTCTTTGCAAACCATTGAAAGAGGTAAGCTTCGCCTTTGAAAGAATGGTATCCAATTGCTTCATCCATTCATTTGACTCAACCGGCTGTCCATTCTTCATGATAATCAGCGGTCCGCTATCCATTCTCTGCAGATCTTTAGCAAGAATCGTCTGATTAACGGCCATTTCCGGCATCCCGCTTCTCAGCCCAAAACTTGAATCCCGCGGCATATTATGCAGGGAGGACGAATCAGATTTAGGCTTTTGATCCTTTTCTGTGCCTTGTGCAGAAGTGAAGAGACTGCCTATCCTTTCAGACCATTTATCAAGGGCATTTGCCAGCTTTTCTTTCGATTCTAGTAGGCTTGGTTCCGTTCCGTTCACCGTGCCGGCAAGGGCTGCAAGCTTGCTCCATTTCAAAATCATTTGCAAAGGCTTACGTACAGCACTGTCCATCCATACATCATCATTAATGCCCAATGACTGCTGCAGGATAGAGACAAGCATCTCCAGGCTTTTTTCATCAGGCGGGTTCATTTGGATATTCTCCGGCACCTTTATTCCCGTTAATTCTGTAAGCGTTTGAACGGCTGTCAGAACCGATTCTATCGGCTCCTCTCCAAATGAAGCAGTCAAATTGACCGGCATAATTTTCCCTGTTACATTTCCATCCTGATATAGGGCAAGTAATTCAAAGACCTCTGGCACATCCTCCCAATCTTCTGCCTGCAGAAGTCTTATGAGCTCATTTTGCTCTGCCTCTTGTCCTTCATCAGTCATCATGACTGATTCCTTCTCCATTCCCTCCCCAGAAAGCTGTCTCTTAAGATGACCGATAAACACGGAGGTGCGTTTCTCCTTCTCCCCTACCGTCTGATGATCATCAGCCACAGGATATGATGGAAATCCATTCTGCACGGGAAATATAAACTGACTCAACTCTCCACCCCTCTTTCACTCTTTCATCTCTTGAGCTTAATCAGCCTCCGCCGAGATTTTAACCATCAGCGGTGCAGCTAAAGCTGGATCCATTTTTTCTAAAATGGCTGCTCTCGCTTCTGTTGTCACCGCAGACAGTACCTTTGCTGCCTCATCCTCTTTCATTTCCTGCAGAATGAGGGCAGCTCTCTTTGGCGCCATATGTTCATAGGTGGCAATCATTTCCCCTGCCGCCTGATTTTTTTCCCCCGCAGATTCCTCTAGATTCTTAATTGTGCTCTCAAGCTGAGCTATCGTGTGCTCACTTTTCGAAGCTTCCTGTTCCTTAGAATCGAGCATCTTTTCTAGGCTTGTTCGTTCTGCCTCTGCATCTTTCAGCTTTTGATTGAGCTTCTTCAATTCCTTTGTATAGTTCTCCTCCAGCTTTTTGGGCTCCCCAGCCTCCCCCTTATCCTTCCAAATAGCCTCTGAAACCTTCTCCGGGCTGTTACCGGAGAGAAAGAAAACGGCGGCTATGCCGATACCAAACAGAAGGAGGATAACCAGTAATGCTAGAAAGATTGCCCGCAGTCCGAAGCCCTTTTTCTCGTATTCTTTCATATGTCCCCTCCGCGACTTAGGTACGGCCCATATATTGCTGGATTGAGATTTCATCCATTTGCCGATTCTCCATTTGATTCTGCTGTTCCATAAAGACCTGTCGATCTCTTTCTTTCAGCTTTTCGTATTTCTTCACTTCAATATTTTTTTCAACAAGCACCTGATGAAAGAAGTTCATTTTGTTGCGCGTCTCGACAACCCGCTTTTGATAATGACGTATCTGTCTCTCATGATTCTCAAGGAAGGACAGATTATGCCGTACCTGTTGGACAGACAGCCCTTTTTTCAGCTGCTCAGCCTGCTTATCAAGCAGTTCTTCCTTCTTTTTCAGCATGCAGTACAATCCTTCAGCTTCTGTTTCGAACTCTTTGACGGCTTCTGTATATTTCGTCTGCGATTCTGTCTTTTCTTTTTCTCTTAAGCTCATAATTTTCTCAAACTTATATCGATAGACCATTTATTCATCCACCTGACTTCGTTAATAAAAGCAATCTTTCCATTGACTGTTGTTTGGTCACCTTGTCCTCGACACCCTGCTTCATCCATTCAACAATAAGGGGATATTTACTAATCGCTTCATCAATCATCTGATTGGAGCCCTTCTTGTAGGCGCCAATATTGATTAAATCCTCTGCATCTAGATAGGAGGATAGATATTGCCTGGCTGACTCCGCTGCTTTTGCATGCTCCGGTTCAACCAAATGGGACATGACTCTGCTAATACTCTTAAGCACATTGATTGCCGGAAATTGACCTTTATTGGCCAGCTTTCGATCAAGGACAAAATGGCCATCAAGAATCCCCCTTACCGTATCAGCAATTGGTTCATTCATATCATCCCCATCTACCAATACCGTGTAGAAGGCCGTGATACTTCCATGATCATTCGTTCCCGTCCGCTCAAGCAATTTCGGGAGGATGCTGAATACAGATGGTGTATAGCCCTTCGTCGTTGGCGGTTCACCGACCGCAAGTCCAATCTCCCTCTGCGCCATAGCGACCCTAGTGACCGAGTCCATCATGAGCATGACATCAAGCCCTTGGTCGCGAAAATATTCCGTAATGGCTGTTGCTGTATAAGCAGCCTTAATTCTCATTAAAGGAGGTTGATCAGAGGTAGCGACGATGACGATTGAACGCTTCAATCCCTCTTCACCAAGATCGCGTTCAATGAATTCACGTACCTCCCTTCCCCGCTCCCCAACAAGCGCAATCACATTTAAATCCGCCGAGCTGTTCCTCGCAACCATACCGAGAAGTGTGCTTTTTCCGACACCGCTTCCGGCAAAAATGCCGACACGCTGCCCCTTGCCGACCGTCAGAAGACTGTCTATCACTGTGACACCTGTTTCAATCGCTCCCGAGATGGGAGGGCGCATCATGGGTCCTGGAGGCTCTTGATCAACTGAGACAGCCTGCAGTCCCCCTTGAAGGGAGGTGCCGTCAAGCGGATTTCCGAGTGCATCAAGAGCAAGCCCGACCAGCCCTGGCCCAACCTTTATTTCAAGCGGCTTACCAGCTGCCTCAACGATTGCCCCTGGCGAAATATCATTGACCGTTGTATATGGCATCAGGATGACAATCTCTTCTTTAAAACCAACAACCTCAGCCATTATGGTTCCATTCCGATGATGGCTGTTTGTATGTATATAGCAGACATCCCCAATCGAGCTTACCGGGCCCTGTGATTCAATCATCAATCCGACAACTCGTTTGATTCTGCCAAAACGCTTAAAGGAATCAATTTGTTTAACATAAGAAGAAAGCTCAGTAATTCTCATCCTCTCTCCTCCTCTAATACTTCAAGAAGAATCTTCTTAATTTGGGCAAGCTGGATATCCACACTCGCATTCAGGCGCCCGTTTGAGGATTCAATATAGCAGTCTCCCTCTGACAGCTCTTCATCAGGATAAATATAAAAAGCCGTCTCTCTCGGGAATAAAGATATCAATTCATCCTTCTTCCGATTGATATGCTCATAGTGGGCAGGATGGATATGAAGTTCAATATTCTTATATTCTCTTGACTCCTTGATTGCGTTTCGAACAAAGGCAAAATACGTATTCTCATCCCCGTAAAGCTGATGGGCCATAATCTTTTCGGCGACCTCTATGGATATGTCTAAGATTGTTCTCTCAGCCTCTTTAATCGTTTTGTAATAGATTGAACGCGCATCTTCTGCAGTTGCCTTTGCGAGACGGATTATTTCCTGATACTCATTCTGGCCATGTTCCATTCCATGCTTGAAACCGGCATCAAAGCCTTCTCGGCATGCTTTCTCACTCATCGCATTGCGTTCCTGTTCCCAGGCAGCTCTTTCGGTCTCTATCTCTTCCCTTATCAGAGCTGCTTGTTCATTTGCCTGCATAATCATTTCCTCTGCCTTCATCCTCGCTTCTTCCAGCAAATCCTCCGGCAAGGGGATGGTGCTTGCTTCCTCCTTCATCACACCAGACTTCTGTGCTGTGACAGAACGGAGAGCCAAAACCTTATTCGTTATACTTCCATAATAGACAGAATGGGATTTAATGATTCTAGACAATGATGTCATCTCCTCCGCCTCGTGCAAGCACAATCTCACCAGCATCCTCTAATCGCCTAATGACGGCGACAATTCTTGATTGAGCCTCTTCAACATCCCGAAGACGAACTGGCCCGAGAAATTCCATTTCTTCCATGAAGGTTTCGACCATTCGTTTAGACATGTTTTTATAAACAATGTCTTTAACCTCCTCACTAGCCACCTTGAGTGAGAGAAGAAGATCATCATTCTCAACGTCACGAATTACTCGCTGAATGGCACGATTGTCAAGGGTAACGATATCCTCAAAGACGAACATTCTTTTCTTGATTTCCTCTGCCAGGTCAGGATCCTGGATTTCAAGTGCATCAAGTATGGTCCTCTCTGTTGACCGGTCTACTCCATTCAGCACTTCTACCACTGCTTCTATGCCCCCGGTCTGTGTATAATCCTGCGTAACAGTAGCAGACAGCTTTCGCTCGAGGATTTGCTCAACCTCACTAATGATTTCCGGCGATGTACTATCCATAAGCGCAATCCTTTTAGCCACATCTGCCTGCATATCATTAGGCAGTGCCGAGAGAATCTGGCTTGCCTGTGCAGCATCCAAATAGGATAGGATAAGAGCTATTGTCTGAGGATGCTCATTTTGAATGAAATTCAAGATTTGTGCTGGGTCGGCTTTCCGTACAAAATCGAACGGTCTAACCTGGAGAGATGTCGTCAGGCGATTAATGATAGCCTTTGCCTGGTCTCCCCCCAGCGCTTTCTCCAGAACGGTCTTCGCATAGCCGATTCCGCCTTGCGAGATATATTCCTGTGCCAGAGCAAGCGTGTGAAACTCTTCAAGGACAGCGTCCTTTTCCTTCGGTCCAACCTTACGGACACTCGAAATTTCAAGCGTCAAATTCTCAATTTCTTCTTCCGATAGATGCTTATAAATATTGGCTGACACATCCGGACCTAAGGAGATGAGCAGAATGGCTGCTTTTTGCTTACCCGTCAGCGTATTTCTCTTCTCTCTAATTGACATCCTTGATCCTCCTTAATCTTCTGCAATCCACGATCTCAATAGTTTGGCAAATTCATCAGGCTTTTCCTTCGCCAATTTCTCTAATTGCTTTCTCCTCATGGTCCCCTCTGTTTCAACCTCTTCCTCAATGTTAGGCACCTCTGCCGGCGCTAATAGCTCTTCATATTCAGGCTCTATCATTTTCTCTTCCTTGCGGGAGCGGATGATATAGAAGATGAGCAAGAGAATGAAGACCAATAAGAAACCGCCAATCGCATAAATCCACCAAGGAATACCTGAGCGTACTTCTTCTTCATCGAAGATTACCTTGCCATTAAACGGCTGAACAGATACGACGATTTTTTCTTCTACCTGTTCCTCAGTCAATTCCTCCTCCATAGTCGATTTATCAATACTGGTTCGAATGATTGTCCCTAGGATATTTTGGATATCCTCGATTTGTTCAGCCGGCAGTGAAGCGGCATTTGCAGCATCAGGCGGCTCAACCATGACTTGGATTCCAAGATCCCTTATTTTGTATGGGGATTCTATGATCTCCTTGCGAATTCGATTAACCTCATGATTAATTGTTTCTTCTGTTTTCTCATAGTCACCGTTTCCATTCGACCCCTCTAAATATTGCGTCCCTAAAGAATCTGAGCTGTCCTCGGTAATCGGTGTTCCTCCTTCAGCCGCATCGTTTCCACTATAGGTTTCCGTTAGTTTTTGAGCACTTATGGCTAAACCTTCCATATTCTCTTTGTCAACAGGTTCAACTAAGTTCTCTTCACGGTTTTCCTGCGTGAAATCAACATCAGCTGTCACGGACACAACAACCTTGTCATGCCCCATTATGGTGCCAAGCATCGTTTGAACTTGCCTTTGAATATCCTTTTCCACCTCATTCTTGATACCGCTTTGTGAGGCAAATGTATCAGATGTACCGTTCCCTGAATTGTTTAGGTCAAAATACTCAAAGTATTGATTCATAATGACGATATTTTCTACAGGAAGGTTTGTCACACTTTTGGCGACTAGATGGTAGAGCGCCTGAATTTGGGAATCCTCAAATTCCTGACCAGGCTTTGTGTTAAGGACGATTGAGGCAGAAGCAGTTGCTGCCTCATCACTGACAAAGATTTCTTTTTCCGGTATCGTCAGCATAACCTTCGCATCTTGCACACCATCAATTCCTTTGATTAGTGCAGCGATTTCATTTTGCAGGGCATCTTGTTTAATGACGTCAAATTCATTGTCCGTCATCCCAAAGCTTGCATTCTCACTGAAATAGGAAAAGTCAATATTTCCCGACTCAGGAAGGCCCTCTGCTGCCAATTCCACTAATAATGTTTCTGTCATTTCAGCAGGTACAAGGATAGATGTACCACCCTCACTTATTTCTGATTGGATACCTTTTGCATCCAAGTTTTCCTTAATTGCTCCTGTCTCAGAAGGAGAAAGATTGCTGTATAGAGGAACAAGTGTTGTTCTTGTCATGTAATACGTAATGACAGCCGCCAGAAGCACGATTCCTGCCATCATCGTGATAAACATTGTTTTCTGTTTACCTGTACGCCCCTTCCAGTAATCTGTCAGTTGACTTTTATATTTATCCAATGATTCCTTCATCATGATCCCCCGAACTTATCTTTCTTGCATAGGCTGGTATTCAAATATGATAGAAAGATCCTACCTGCGATGAATAACACCTTCGTTAAAAATTCTTCTACCCGTAATGAAGGGGCTTGTTATGTATATCGAACTTCCATTCGTAACAGCCATCTTACATGCTGATTCTCATCATTTCCTGATAAGCTTCAATTGCTTTATTTCTGAATTGCATTGCTGCCTCAAGTGTTATACTCGCCTTTTGAGCGGTAATCATGACATCTTCGAGACTCACGTCTTGCCCAAGAGCTAATTTTTGAGTCAAGTCACTTGATGCATTTTGAGCAGTGTTAATTTCTGAAATTGTTTCTTTAAGAACGGACGCAAAAGATGTTTGAGCTTCGTATGCTGTATTAGAACGCATTTCATCTGTTTTATTCTGAGTAAACACAGATGAGACAGAATTTGATAGTACTGATATATCCAAGAATTACCCTCCTTATCTTCCAATTTCGAGTGCCTTCATCATCATGCTCTTCGATGCATTAAAGGCAGTTACATTGGCTTCATATGACCTTGTTGCACTAATTAGATCAACCGTTTCCCTGAGTGTATCTACATTCGGCATTTTCACATAGCCTGTCTCAGGATCTGCATCGGGATGAGAGGGATCATAGACTAATTTGCTATTATCCTCCTCCACATAACCAGCAGCATTCGCTTCTGGATTTGCTGGATCGTATACCCTATTGGTTTCTTCTTTAATGCTTTTCACACGAACACCTGATCCACCAAAGGATGTGCCTGATCCCATCGCTTGATGTAAATAACCAGAAAAACCGTTATTCTTTGTTTCAAGCACAACAGACTTTCGCTTATAGGGCTGCCACTGGCCATCTACATATTCACCTCTCGTTGTTTCGGCATTAGCCATATTGGAGGAGATTACATCCATTCGCAGTCTTTGTGCAGTTAATGCACTCGAGGTGATGGAGAGACTATTGAAGATACCCATCGTTAATTCCCTCCTTTAATGACGTTACGCAATGTATTGAATTGACCATTCAGCCTTTCAATCAATGCATGATGATAGATTTGATTTTGTGCGAGCTCACTCATTTCGCTGTCCATATCCACACTGTTGCCCGTACTATTATAGTTTTGACTATCCCGTCCCATTTTTATTGGGCTAGCTTTGCTTGCCTGAAAATCAAAATGTCTCTCATCCGATTTAACAGAGGCGACCTCAATAGCTGCATCCAGCTCTGTCCGAAAACCGACCTTCATCGCCTTGTAATTCGGTGTATCAGCATTAGCAATATTTTGTGATATAACTTCGGACTTAATGGATGAATACTGGAGCCCTTGCTGCAGGGCTGTGATCGTATTTGAGAATAAATTCATTTCTATCGTTCCTTCTCCTTTCCTATAACACACAAGGTTAAAAGTAGTTCAAAAGACCTCCATTTAACGAAATACCCACAACACGCTTCCCTTTTATTACAAGAAAAGCTAAAAATATATCAAATATGACAAAATCCGAATATTTATCAACTAATTGTTATAAATAATAATAAATAAAATAGGACAAAAATGATAAGTACAATAGTCCTAATTTTCGACATTATTTTATTTTATTGACATATCATTCGTCCTATATAGTCCTTTTTCACCCCTCCATATAAATTTTTGAACATAAAAAAAGCCCGTCCTCCTACTATGGAGAACGGGCTTTTTCATTTGATTAGCGTTTCAAGCTCTCAAGCTCATTCAAGAATTTGGCATTCAATACTTTAATGTATGTTCCTTTCATACCTAGTGAACGTGATTCAATTACACCGGCACTCTCAAGCTTTCTAAGTGCGTTTACGATAACAGAACGTGTGATTCCGACACGGTCAGCAATTTTGGATGCAACCAACAATCCTTCATTGCCTTTTAATTCTTCAAAGATATGCTCAATCGCTTCTAATTCGCTGTAAGAAAGAGAGCTGATTGCCATTTGTACAACAGCCTTGCTTCTTGCTTCCTCTTCAATTTCTTCAGCTTTCTCACGAAGAATTTCCATTCCTACAACTGTCGCACCGTATTCACCTAAGATTAAATCATCATCAGAGAACTGCTGCTCAACACGGGAAAGAATAAGTGTACCAAGACGCTCACCGCCGCCTACGATTGGAATAATCGTTGTTAGGCCTGCTTTGAACAAGTCTCTGTTTTCAACAGGGAATGCTGTATATTCACTGTTGATATCAATATTGGAAGATGTTTCTTTAATATTGAAAAGATTATTTGTATATTCCTCTGGGAATTGACGATCCTCGAGCATTTTCTTCATACGGTCATTTTCGATTTGCTGATTGATTTGGAAGCCAAGCAATTTCCCTCTGCGGGATACAACGAAAATATTTGCATTAATGACTTCACTCAAGCTCTCAGCCATTTCCTTAAAGTTAACTGGTTTCCCTCCAGTTTGCTGTAGCATCGAGTTAATCTTTCTTGTCTTGTTTAGTAAATCCATTATTCTTCCTCCTAGATATTGTCCTTATAACTATTAAACCAACGCATTAAGTGAATTGGATAATTTTCGAGTAAATTGAAACTATTTGTATGTATCCAAAAGGGTGCTTTTAAAACATGTTGTCTTATAGAATAAATTCACTTAAGTCCTTGTTTTTAGAAATCTCCCCGAGCTTTTCGTCCACATATTGAGGCGTTATCATGATTTTTTCCATCGTGATCTCAGGTGCTTCAAAGGATAGGTCCTCTAATAACTTTTCTAAAATGGTATGCAGTCTGCGTGCTCCGATATTATCCGTATTTTGATTCACTTCAAATGCAACTTCCGCTATTCTACGAATAGCTTCGTCTGAAAATTCAATTTGTATACCTTCTGTTTCTAATAAAGCGATATATTGTTTAATAAGCGCATTATCAGGTTCCACTAATACTTTATAAAAATCATCAACAGATAGCTTCTTCAATTCAACA includes:
- the fliL gene encoding flagellar basal body-associated protein FliL produces the protein MRNKLLAAGAILMAVIILLGAGAVFYYIKYINNESQEELSIEQVIKHSVEVPEITTNLNDDTLIQISFMIETDGKKAREELEKREFQIKDIVINELSEIDADQLKGKKAKQDLEDKLTEQIDGLMQEGRIVQIYTTSSILQ
- a CDS encoding flagellar FlbD family protein; the encoded protein is MIKVRKLNGKEYYLNALYIESIESNPDTTLTLTNGKKLVVADDEKMLVHSVMNFYRQVNLLKVPQEEVLDSEK
- the flgG gene encoding flagellar basal body rod protein FlgG; the protein is MLRSMYSGISGLKNFQTKLDVIGNNIANVNTYGFKKGRVTFKDAISQTTAGASTSTDTRGGTNAVQVGLGSSISSIDTVDTAGSLQNTSRTLDLGIQGDGYFIVKEGTNNYYTRAGNFYLDEEGVLVTGEGYKVQDINGSDIQLNIAALQSFSIAQNGDINMVTTGGANQVAATIALAKFSNPGGLEKAGNNLFQESVNSGAPQIGASGTDGRGTLSSGRLEMSNVDLSEEFTDMIVAQRGFQANTRIITTSDEILQELVNLKR
- the flgD gene encoding flagellar hook assembly protein FlgD is translated as MTSIDTSLMYSSVENKVREANGNLDKDDFLKLLITQLQNQDPTSPMDDTAFVSQMATFSSLEQMSNMNTVLESMLQSQTENLLLGYSQFVGKEITYHNIRSDDGLSNGAIQEGKGTVAAVQFNSGKAEFTLEDGTVLSPANISSLNASNSEHRPNLAEASRLIGRNVTWLDDQQKEAAAAVLSVFLKDGQLSLEVNDEKKSILSIDQLIRVS
- a CDS encoding flagellar hook-length control protein FliK — encoded protein: MSQFIFPVQNGFPSYPVADDHQTVGEKEKRTSVFIGHLKRQLSGEGMEKESVMMTDEGQEAEQNELIRLLQAEDWEDVPEVFELLALYQDGNVTGKIMPVNLTASFGEEPIESVLTAVQTLTELTGIKVPENIQMNPPDEKSLEMLVSILQQSLGINDDVWMDSAVRKPLQMILKWSKLAALAGTVNGTEPSLLESKEKLANALDKWSERIGSLFTSAQGTEKDQKPKSDSSSLHNMPRDSSFGLRSGMPEMAVNQTILAKDLQRMDSGPLIIMKNGQPVESNEWMKQLDTILSKAKLTSFNGLQRLQIQLAPEHLGTLQIEMIKKNGQITASIIANTQQGKEILDSHLNHLKMTLSNQGIQMDRIILQDAQAAFDETLKDHQQRKDQDQELLKEEEELEMASFLDELQQLLINETI
- a CDS encoding MotE family protein is translated as MKEYEKKGFGLRAIFLALLVILLLFGIGIAAVFFLSGNSPEKVSEAIWKDKGEAGEPKKLEENYTKELKKLNQKLKDAEAERTSLEKMLDSKEQEASKSEHTIAQLESTIKNLEESAGEKNQAAGEMIATYEHMAPKRAALILQEMKEDEAAKVLSAVTTEARAAILEKMDPALAAPLMVKISAEAD
- the fliJ gene encoding flagellar export protein FliJ, translating into MVYRYKFEKIMSLREKEKTESQTKYTEAVKEFETEAEGLYCMLKKKEELLDKQAEQLKKGLSVQQVRHNLSFLENHERQIRHYQKRVVETRNKMNFFHQVLVEKNIEVKKYEKLKERDRQVFMEQQNQMENRQMDEISIQQYMGRT
- the fliI gene encoding flagellar protein export ATPase FliI, whose protein sequence is MRITELSSYVKQIDSFKRFGRIKRVVGLMIESQGPVSSIGDVCYIHTNSHHRNGTIMAEVVGFKEEIVILMPYTTVNDISPGAIVEAAGKPLEIKVGPGLVGLALDALGNPLDGTSLQGGLQAVSVDQEPPGPMMRPPISGAIETGVTVIDSLLTVGKGQRVGIFAGSGVGKSTLLGMVARNSSADLNVIALVGERGREVREFIERDLGEEGLKRSIVIVATSDQPPLMRIKAAYTATAITEYFRDQGLDVMLMMDSVTRVAMAQREIGLAVGEPPTTKGYTPSVFSILPKLLERTGTNDHGSITAFYTVLVDGDDMNEPIADTVRGILDGHFVLDRKLANKGQFPAINVLKSISRVMSHLVEPEHAKAAESARQYLSSYLDAEDLINIGAYKKGSNQMIDEAISKYPLIVEWMKQGVEDKVTKQQSMERLLLLTKSGG
- the fliH gene encoding flagellar assembly protein FliH — its product is MSRIIKSHSVYYGSITNKVLALRSVTAQKSGVMKEEASTIPLPEDLLEEARMKAEEMIMQANEQAALIREEIETERAAWEQERNAMSEKACREGFDAGFKHGMEHGQNEYQEIIRLAKATAEDARSIYYKTIKEAERTILDISIEVAEKIMAHQLYGDENTYFAFVRNAIKESREYKNIELHIHPAHYEHINRKKDELISLFPRETAFYIYPDEELSEGDCYIESSNGRLNASVDIQLAQIKKILLEVLEEERG
- the fliG gene encoding flagellar motor switch protein FliG — translated: MSIREKRNTLTGKQKAAILLISLGPDVSANIYKHLSEEEIENLTLEISSVRKVGPKEKDAVLEEFHTLALAQEYISQGGIGYAKTVLEKALGGDQAKAIINRLTTSLQVRPFDFVRKADPAQILNFIQNEHPQTIALILSYLDAAQASQILSALPNDMQADVAKRIALMDSTSPEIISEVEQILERKLSATVTQDYTQTGGIEAVVEVLNGVDRSTERTILDALEIQDPDLAEEIKKRMFVFEDIVTLDNRAIQRVIRDVENDDLLLSLKVASEEVKDIVYKNMSKRMVETFMEEMEFLGPVRLRDVEEAQSRIVAVIRRLEDAGEIVLARGGGDDIIV
- the fliF gene encoding flagellar basal-body MS-ring/collar protein FliF — its product is MKESLDKYKSQLTDYWKGRTGKQKTMFITMMAGIVLLAAVITYYMTRTTLVPLYSNLSPSETGAIKENLDAKGIQSEISEGGTSILVPAEMTETLLVELAAEGLPESGNIDFSYFSENASFGMTDNEFDVIKQDALQNEIAALIKGIDGVQDAKVMLTIPEKEIFVSDEAATASASIVLNTKPGQEFEDSQIQALYHLVAKSVTNLPVENIVIMNQYFEYFDLNNSGNGTSDTFASQSGIKNEVEKDIQRQVQTMLGTIMGHDKVVVSVTADVDFTQENREENLVEPVDKENMEGLAISAQKLTETYSGNDAAEGGTPITEDSSDSLGTQYLEGSNGNGDYEKTEETINHEVNRIRKEIIESPYKIRDLGIQVMVEPPDAANAASLPAEQIEDIQNILGTIIRTSIDKSTMEEELTEEQVEEKIVVSVQPFNGKVIFDEEEVRSGIPWWIYAIGGFLLVFILLLIFYIIRSRKEEKMIEPEYEELLAPAEVPNIEEEVETEGTMRRKQLEKLAKEKPDEFAKLLRSWIAED